The following is a genomic window from Neodiprion pinetum isolate iyNeoPine1 chromosome 3, iyNeoPine1.2, whole genome shotgun sequence.
AGGTGAGAGTCAATGTTGTCTAAAACTTGCTGGAACAAGTCCGGCCTATCATAGTACACTGAAATGAAGAACAAGTgcaagtttcaaaaaaattattcaccaaGAAAAAATGACTACCGATAAAGTTTCTTCAAATATGCAGAGCCTGGTATGTTACCTGACATCTGTGTGCGATATAGACACCTATAGGAATATTCGTTACTTCACGTTGATCCACCCATACTTGCCTGCAGTTGTAACAATTCCTTCTTCCTTAGTTAAAAGGGCCACCCACGGCAAATCATGCTGTTCTCCATTGGCAATGATATTCGCTGGAGTATCCGTAAAAAGTGCACCTTCTACGTCAGGTTCGACTACAGGATACCAAACAGTAGGCCTGGCCGTCCTTGCATCCCTCAACAGCACGTCTGTATCGTACAAGTATGACCCATTGAAAGTCCTCAGACAGTTAACAAGGGTGGTTGACGTGTTGGTTGGACAACCAAGGTATTCGCCCAACTTCGTGGCACGCGTGGCGGCCACTGAATACGGTTCAGGAACAGGAGGATAGAGTTGCGGTGTACTGTGTGTCATGAATTGGTGAAAGAGTCCTGAAAACAGTGTGCTGTTATTCGTCAAGTTGAAATGCCGAGTATTTGATATCTATTTAGTGAAAACTAATTCAATGCCATTATTGAACTCTCTTACAATCAAAAGTATCAGTTTCGCTGTAGTAACAATAACTCGGGCACATTCACCACCGGAAGATGATCATCGAATACCATAGgtatatttcaattcaagTAAGCAACTCTGCTCACCTTTTGTTAAAGGAGATAAGGTTAAAAGGCGAACGCAGGCGGCGCCTGAACTTCCACCGAAGAGCGTTACTTTATTTGGATCACCACCGAAATACTTGATGTTTCGTTGGGTCCATCTCAAAGCTTCAGCTATATCTTTAAGTAAATTATTTCCCGGCGATACTTCGTCGCCGGTACTCAAAAATCCGAGTATTCCGAAACGATGGTTAGGAACTACGAGAACCACGTCCTTATTAAGAAGAAATTCTGGACTCCATCGGTCAGGAGTGCTCGTTCCATGCCTGAATTGTCCACCATAGACGAAGACCATCACTGGCAGTAACGTAGCATTTTGGCTACGTGGGAGCTTTGCGATAGAAATGGTAAAAAAGTAATTACTCGCTTTTTCATTTTAGAATTCATTAATGTAATCCGACCGTAGACCGTGATTCTGAATAATCACCGTGCACCAGtctcattcaatttttcatgttatgAATTAAGAAATGATAGCAAAGTAAATAGGTGCACCAACAATGAAGTAGAAACTATGTATCATAAAGAGACAACACTTGTTTTTTGCACTTCATCTACTGACTTCTTCTATACGTCTATCGCAATGTTGCAGGCTGACAGCATAAACATGCATTTCTGAACCCACGTCCGAACTTGAGTGTGTTGCGCGCAAAAATGCTATAGTCTGTGCGCAGCCGAAGAAGCTAGGAACAGCGAGGAGTAACGAAGATCGATGGACGAAAACTTCCTGACTTCGATTTTTGGTAATGTTTTACGACAGTTTGACTCATTGTGTGCAAAAAAGAAGATGATATCGGAGGATTGAACTccgtaaaatatttccaaatgaGATCTAAAGTTTCAGTTTCTCTAGCGTTGTCCGAACCAAAATATTTGAAGTACGATGAAGAGCTGGAGGTATGGTTgaacaaattcaaatgatTGAGGATCTGTTTATTACTCGAAATCAACCTTCACGATGTAATCGCACAGATTCCTTATCCAATCTAAAGCACTAAGAATATGCTGTCTTTTGTACCTAGCTGTGTGACAATTAGTATATTGCGTTGCTAGTGCGGAAAGTGGGCGATTTCTAATGAATGAGCGTGCGCTGTAATCACACGAATCAGATATCACCACTGATGTAAATGAAATCGCCCATCCGCGCGTCGGACACACGCTATAATCTTCAAACATCTGTGAGCGAAAGTTAGATTTCTGAAGCAATGAAGGTGCCACTGACATAAAACAAGTCTACCAGCAAAAGGGTGGTGTACGAATCAAAACAAAGCTGAACAGTAAAATCAATTCTACATTGCCTCAATATGTTTGACAGTACTGGAATCCTATGTAAAATAAACAGAGCTAAACTTGTTTGCAGTTGGATCAGACGATACCTAGACTGGTGTTTCACTACTGAAAACAGATGAATCTCAAAATGTTTGTActttcaattgaaaatcctTGAATCTCTTAGTACGACTAGTACATTTCTCGGgataagaaatttgaaacgatgGTGGTAAAACTGTAACTTCCTCAAGCtatcaaaatatattcaatacGATTGCGATGTACCTGCGGCGTATAGACATTGAGATAGAGGCAGTCCTCATCCCCTATGAGCTTTGTATCGTTCTGAATACATGCATTAGGCATGCGGCTGGCATCTAGAGTCCCATTCCAAGGACCCGCCGGTACGGCTTGTTTAAACCTGGATTGGAATAATGGGAGAAATTAATGTTTCCGTATTTTCGTAACGATTAAACTCCCAATGATAGGTGATTTTTCCGCCAGCATGAGGCTAGATGATTCCGCCAATTCTTCGCGGTAGATTTAGAACATGTTATTCTGTCGAATACATTCAATTATGTATATCAGTGCCACGAGTTGTGATCAATGCAGATCGACCCAAAGAAACTCCGTCGAGAGCTGATATTACCGATGGTTTAGCGGACTCTCAAAGCAATCGAGATGTGTAAAAGCAAAGGACGTGAATctgctcaaaacaatgtggtTTCAGTACGTATATAAGGATCCTAGATGGTTTATTTGGTCGGTCAATATCTTCttactaagaaaaaaaatctcatgaATAAAGTGAGGACTTTTTACCCTCCCAAGCTCATACCATGCGTtgtgaacaagaaaaaaatacacggTATGAGCTCGGGAGGGCGAGAAGTCCTCACTGCATTATCAACTCGTGTAGATGTACTCGTATATTACTTACTTATTACTTACTGCTTGTATCTTTGGATGATATGAACCAAAGTTTGCCCAATCAATTACATTATCATTATGAGTACCGGTATCAGTTTACTATTGATACCGTATATTACTAATGTAAGTAATAGCGTGGTTCCTAACGTGCCAGACTTCGGAAGGGCAGGACTTGAGTTCAAATTCCCAGCTTGTCGGTGAGGTTCTGAGCGATAGCTCGCAGAAATTGTAACGCAGCTAACGTCGTTCAGGCTCCGAATCGGCGAGTCGAGGTTTGAACTCAGTCCGGGTGTCCGGGCAACGTTTTCTGCACCGCCTATGCAGCGATAGGTAACTTGTAACTCTGAATTATTCCTACAAACCTGAAACTCCTATCGGTGGCTCGGCAAACGGAACTCCAATGAAGGCAGAGAATCTTCTGCCAAGGTGTGTGACCATATTTATACCTCTGAGTCTTCCTTGAGGTATCGTCGTTTCCGGACGCATCCAATCCTCGCCAGCGGGAATGTCCCCATTTTTAATTGGAATAACACCAAAGATTGTCAGGAAAGCGATTAGCAAAAGAGCCACCAACAGACACGCGGCTGCTATACAACAGCACGATCGCGAGCCAATCTTACCTACAAACATGATTACTGTCTGTCACTAAGTGATGCTCGCCAAAGAGAACATCCTGAGTTATTTTATCTTGCGAGAAGAAAAGATGTCTTTTCATAATTAGGGACAATGTGGTTTGGTAACAACGCCTTGAGTTTAATTCGCAACCTAATCTCAATTTATAATACGGACGGGAATTAAATCCTGCTTGTCAAGCGGTCCAATAAAATTAAGTGTATATACAAATTTCATAATGTATGTTTTGTTATTACGTAATTTGATGAGATTGGATTTACATGTGAGATAACAGAATAATAAAGCCGAGCAGCGCCGGTTcgaaggaaatttttcatgcgtGTAAAGTAATACAAAGCCGCGCCCATATAAGTGCACAcatagaaaaatcaaatatttaaatcCCGTATTTATTCACTTAAGTTATATGATAATCAAAGGTACAAATGATTGCTAAAAACAAGAGGATTTCACATTAACACGAACAGAATATGTAATTCTGGCGATGTCATACTCATGTGAACCTTCTCGCTTTCGAAACTGCGACGTCCTGAATTACTCCGTCAAGATCTAGTTCATTAGCAACATCGTTTTCAATCGACATACTGTACAGTCCGTCCAATCGTCCTTGAATCATTGGTGGCAAATACTGTTCGATTAgacgtaaaaatttaaaacacacAGTACCAAAAAGGGCGGGAACTCTCTATTCAGCGTTTCCAATTACAATCAAAGCTGCTCCTATCGAAACTACATAGTTAAATTGTGCTTTATCCCCTTATGCTCACAGTTGTGTTctgcgtaataaatattactCATAATTGGATGACTTCTGACATAGTTTCTTTTATAGAAATTATTATGCAGTTTGAACATCTTATTACGTAGTCTTGTTTGCGCTGTGAGTTTTGATTAGAAACAGATAAATCATTAGAACGATTGATAGTGTGTGAGCAGAATTATTTCTTGATTTGTTTGTACTGACGAACAAAATAGTCGGATGATGAAGTACACGTACGAGAAACGATAGCTTTATGCTCTGACACAACAGAGTCATTACGATTGGTGGATCAAAACCATTCAAGTGACCTCGATCAATTTCAGCATCATATAAACATCGGATTGCATAGTACTGCTAATCCACGTAACGGGGTTGTGTTTGAGTGAATTGAAGCAACGAAAATATGTTGCACGGCTGACCCATGCTACGGGTTCGGTGTCTGACGCTTGAGTCGTTCACTAAACACAGTACCCAGGCTACTTGAAACGATCACTTGCATGGCTAGATCTtaagatttttcgaatatttcattattcttctaagcattgttatttttgaaatgaaGGAGGTGCCTAGAAATCCGACCGAGAGACTGTTCGATATATTCTCCCAAAAACGCGAAAGAATCAGTAACCAgagtattgaaaattgtagGAGTTTGTATgtactcgttttttttttgtgaaaataaaaggaaaaaaaaagacgtgaATTCGATGGACAGGCTTACAAGACAATATTAAGAGAACGATAGTAAATACGAGTTTGACTCTctgttgaataaattaaatataaataatatgtaaatggaatataaataaaatatacgtaaaaTGGTCGACAAAATTGTAAAGGTAAAATAGTATAGATAAAATAGTTCGGATAAACCGATTgataaatggtaaaaacaaaagtctacacataaaaaaaaaaagatcaaaagttattcattCACACATCCAAACATTCACACAATTTAAAAAGACGCCTTCAATACACAAGACGTTAAAGTGAACTGTTCCCTTGTCTTTGTCGTCGAATACCGTTGCACCAGATGAATCACTTGCCAATCCGGGGATTATACTCTTCTCCACTCTCGTTTGATGGATGCTTAGAAATCTTGTGTCCACCTTCAGGTTGCGTCGTTTATTCACGTTGAGATGGGAGATGAGAACAGCAGGGATCGTAATgacgtcgaaaattcagtgaaCTGGTACTGTGTATTCGGATCTTTAGGAAATCTTAAAATCGACTTGGTTTTCGACTTCTGCGGAGTATTATAACTGTCGGGCCGTACGGGTTGGTGTCTTTCCGCAGAGTCTTCGAAACGTTCAACCGTTTCTCCCGCCAGACGCCTGGATCGGGATGGCTGTGTCCAGCAAAACTTCGCGGGCATTTCGAATTTAGAATATCGTTACAAGTTGATGGATATTCGGTAAGCAAAACAATTCGAAGAACGGTGTTTTGGCATGATTTAACaatatgaattattaattgaataCTTTTACCACAAGAATATCCAAAATATTAACATTGGAACGTCCGGGCGTGATTTCTGAAGAACTTCGATTTACTGGGATTTGGCATATTTTCGTGAGATAGGATACACATGGCGATTAATTCACGAGTTGGATTCACACCcttttttcacgttacacCGACACGGCCGTTGATAAATTGATAATTAGTATTTCTTATCACAGATCGAAAATGTGGGAAAACAGGTTTACGTACTACATGGATTACAGTATAACGCTTCGTGATACGCAAACTACATTAATAAACATTTCCCTACAAGGTCGTC
Proteins encoded in this region:
- the LOC124215392 gene encoding carboxylic ester hydrolase-like isoform X3, with protein sequence MPNACIQNDTKLIGDEDCLYLNVYTPQLPRSQNATLLPVMVFVYGGQFRHGTSTPDRWSPEFLLNKDVVLVVPNHRFGILGFLSTGDEVSPGNNLLKDIAEALRWTQRNIKYFGGDPNKVTLFGGSSGAACVRLLTLSPLTKGLFHQFMTHSTPQLYPPVPEPYSVAATRATKLGEYLGCPTNTSTTLVNCLRTFNGSYLYDTDVLLRDARTARPTVWYPVVEPDVEGALFTDTPANIIANGEQHDLPWVALLTKEEGIVTTAVYYDRPDLFQQVLDNIDSHLISVLRHDIWSADVDAQTAALKSRYLNDLTADRKLLLHNLTDIMTDYEFTYFNYNEVKQRANNSAYKSPAYLCTFDYRGTFSYSYLFSNRNTENWGAAHGDELIYLLPGPKKLFAPPGSEYSETDMKVVDAMVELWTSFATNGLPTTAALNDNAIWKPFSSDEKYLQIGNGSDPGIQLKSGFHEERMQFWETFFAAKK